In the genome of Chrysemys picta bellii isolate R12L10 chromosome 17, ASM1138683v2, whole genome shotgun sequence, one region contains:
- the DMPK gene encoding myotonin-protein kinase isoform X2: protein MAAEVRLKQLEALALDRNFLGLETLLDLLLCVSHELGASPLAHEKYIAEFLRWAEPVTARLKQLQLQRDDFEILKVIGRGAFSEVAVVKMKRTSQVYAMKIMNKWDMLKRGEVSCFREERDVLVNGDKRWITQLHFAFQDENYLYLVMEYYVGGDLLTLLSKFGDRIPLDMARFYLAEMVMAIDSIHRLGYVHRDIKPDNILLDRCGHIRLGDFGSCLKLREDGTICSSVAVGTPDYLSPEILQAVEDGSHSYGTECDWWSLGVFAYEMFFGHTPFFADSIVETYGKIIHFKEHFRFPLSAPEVPDDARALIQGLLCPRETRLGRNGVRDFREHPFFTGVDWEGLRAFTPPFAPEFANATDTSNFDVVDDCLTDMETLSDMLESSPLGVHLPFVGFSYTSTSLKQNEPGDRGREIAMELDCDRGPPLQEQPPNLPSGDLVCKAPDGQKLDLAAFLELQAAFESELHTREGLRQELSMVKVANQTFANRLQEAENRNLELEAQIKRLEAQIEGMKPPGEEAAVGRPPGCAAPWPCRTEHPADAAPWHRDAVNTRLWYLCTATCCSFLGYLGPASPRRDTCSFVPAALGWRRPARTRGSRPERGRVLTPLPSPAIPVTARPALRECLSALLPGRSHTRVGDAWVPAPQAHGSLPTQSQAVWLGPPLPSGDHLSSPLLGLPWPWAAGWVRLLLPASPLASLLRTPASPLCVRQAAPALPSSSATPSHGATPRPHSSAGETEAEREEERHLRTHSKSGQN, encoded by the exons CCGAGCCGGTGACTGCCAGACTCAAGCAGCTACAGCTGCAGCGAGATGACTTTGAGATCCTGAAGGTGATCGGGCGCGGCGCGTTCAGCGAG GTGGCGGTGGTGAAGATGAAGAGGACGTCGCAGGTATACGCCATGAAGATCATGAACAAGTGGGACATGCTGAAGCGGGGCGAG GTCTCCTGTTTCCGTGAGGAGCGGGACGTGCTGGTGAACGGAGACAAGCGTTGGATCACCCAGCTGCACTTCGCCTTCCAGGACGAGAACTACTTG TACCTGGTGATGGAGTACTACGTGGGGGGCGACCTCCTGACGCTGCTGAGCAAATTCGGGGACCGCATCCCCCTGGACATGGCCCGCTTCTACCTGGCCGAGATGGTGATGGCCATCGACTCCATCCACCGCCTGGGCTACGTGCACAG aGACATCAAACCCGACAACATCCTGCTCGACCGTTGCGGGCACATCCGCCTGGGGGACTTCGGCTCCTGCCTCAAGCTCCGGGAGGACGGCACG atCTGCTCGTCAGTGGCAGTGGGGACCCCCGATTACCTGTCCCCCGAGATCTTGCAGGCCGTGGAGGACGGGAGCCACTCGTATGGCACTGAGTGCGACTGGTGGTCCCTGGGCGTCTTTGCCTATGAGATGTTCTTCGGGCACACGCCCTTCTTCGCCGACTCCATCGTTGAGACCTACGGCAAGATCATCCACTTCAAg GAGCACTTTCGCTTCCCGCTCTCGGCGCCGGAGGTGCCAGACGATGCCCGGGCCCTGATCCAAGGGCTGCTCTGTCCCCGGGAGACGCGGCTGGGCCGGAACGGGGTGCGGGACTTCCGGGAGCACCCCTTCTTCACCGGCGTGGACTGGGAGGGTCTGCGGGCGTTCACCCCGCCCTTTGCCCCTGAGTTCGCCAACGCCACCGACACCTCCAACTTCGACGTGGTGGACGACTGCCTGACGGATATG GAGACGCTGTCGGACATGCTGGAGAGCTCCCCGCTGGGCGTGCACCTGCCCTTCGTGGGCTTCTCCTACACCAGCACTAGCCTCAA ACAGAATGAGCCTGGGGACAGGGGCCGGGAAATCGCCATGGAGCTGGATTGCGACCGGGGCCCCCCCCTGCAGGAgcagccccccaacctgccctccGGAGACCTG GTCTGCAAGGCGCCCGACGGGCAGAAGCTGGATCTCGCCGCCTTcctggagctgcaggcggcctTCGAGTCGGAGCTGCACACGCGGGAGGGGCTGCGCCAGGAGCTGAGCATGGTCAAGGTGGCCAACCAGACCTTTGCCAA ccgcCTGCAGGAGGCCGAGAACCGCAACCTGGAACTGGAAGCTCAGATCAAGCGATTGGAGGCGCAAATCGAGGGGATGAAACCACCCGGGGAGGAAG CTGCTGTGGGGCGGCCCCCCGGCTGCGCTGCCCCCTGGCCGTGCCGCACGGAGCACCCCGCTGAT GCGGCACCATGGCACCGCGACGCTGTGAATACCCGCTTGTGGTACCTCTGTACCGCCACTTGCTGCTCTTTTCTAGG GTACCTAGGCCCTGCATCACCAAGGCGGGATACCTGCTCCTTTGTACCGGCGGCTTTGGGCTGGCGGCGCCCGGCCAGGACCCGGGGGAGCCGTCCTGAGCGAGGCCGGGTGCTCACCCCGCTGCCCTCGCCCGCCATCCCCGTCACCGCCCGGCCAGCACTGCGGGAGTGCCTGTCAGCCCTCCTCCCCGGGAGGTCTCACACCAGAGTTGGGGACGCCTGGGTGCCAGCACCCCAGGCCCACGGGTCCcttcccacccagagccaggctgTGTGGCTCGGCCCCCCGCTGCCATCAGGGGACCATCTCTCCAGTCCCCTCCtgggcctgccctggccctgggctgctggctgggtgcgtCTGCTCCTGCCTGCCAGCCCTCTGGCCTCCCTACTGCGGACCCCGGCCAGCCCCCTCTGCGTGAGGcaggctgcccctgccctgcccagctccagcgCCACTCCCTCCCACGGAGCCACCCCAAGGCCCCATTCgtcagctggggaaactgaggcagagcgaGAGGAAGAGCGTCACCTAAGGACGCACAGCAAGTCGGGGCAGAACTGA
- the DMPK gene encoding myotonin-protein kinase isoform X7, with protein sequence MAAEVRLKQLEALALDRNFLGLETLLDLLLCVSHELGASPLAHEKYIAEFLRWAEPVTARLKQLQLQRDDFEILKVIGRGAFSEVAVVKMKRTSQVYAMKIMNKWDMLKRGEVSCFREERDVLVNGDKRWITQLHFAFQDENYLYLVMEYYVGGDLLTLLSKFGDRIPLDMARFYLAEMVMAIDSIHRLGYVHRDIKPDNILLDRCGHIRLGDFGSCLKLREDGTICSSVAVGTPDYLSPEILQAVEDGSHSYGTECDWWSLGVFAYEMFFGHTPFFADSIVETYGKIIHFKEHFRFPLSAPEVPDDARALIQGLLCPRETRLGRNGVRDFREHPFFTGVDWEGLRAFTPPFAPEFANATDTSNFDVVDDCLTDMVSGGGETLSDMLESSPLGVHLPFVGFSYTSTSLKQNEPGDRGREIAMELDCDRGPPLQEQPPNLPSGDLVCKAPDGQKLDLAAFLELQAAFESELHTREGLRQELSMVKVANQTFANRLQEAENRNLELEAQIKRLEAQIEGMKPPGEEAAVGRPPGCAAPWPCRTEHPADVPRPCITKAGYLLLCTGGFGLAAPGQDPGEPS encoded by the exons CCGAGCCGGTGACTGCCAGACTCAAGCAGCTACAGCTGCAGCGAGATGACTTTGAGATCCTGAAGGTGATCGGGCGCGGCGCGTTCAGCGAG GTGGCGGTGGTGAAGATGAAGAGGACGTCGCAGGTATACGCCATGAAGATCATGAACAAGTGGGACATGCTGAAGCGGGGCGAG GTCTCCTGTTTCCGTGAGGAGCGGGACGTGCTGGTGAACGGAGACAAGCGTTGGATCACCCAGCTGCACTTCGCCTTCCAGGACGAGAACTACTTG TACCTGGTGATGGAGTACTACGTGGGGGGCGACCTCCTGACGCTGCTGAGCAAATTCGGGGACCGCATCCCCCTGGACATGGCCCGCTTCTACCTGGCCGAGATGGTGATGGCCATCGACTCCATCCACCGCCTGGGCTACGTGCACAG aGACATCAAACCCGACAACATCCTGCTCGACCGTTGCGGGCACATCCGCCTGGGGGACTTCGGCTCCTGCCTCAAGCTCCGGGAGGACGGCACG atCTGCTCGTCAGTGGCAGTGGGGACCCCCGATTACCTGTCCCCCGAGATCTTGCAGGCCGTGGAGGACGGGAGCCACTCGTATGGCACTGAGTGCGACTGGTGGTCCCTGGGCGTCTTTGCCTATGAGATGTTCTTCGGGCACACGCCCTTCTTCGCCGACTCCATCGTTGAGACCTACGGCAAGATCATCCACTTCAAg GAGCACTTTCGCTTCCCGCTCTCGGCGCCGGAGGTGCCAGACGATGCCCGGGCCCTGATCCAAGGGCTGCTCTGTCCCCGGGAGACGCGGCTGGGCCGGAACGGGGTGCGGGACTTCCGGGAGCACCCCTTCTTCACCGGCGTGGACTGGGAGGGTCTGCGGGCGTTCACCCCGCCCTTTGCCCCTGAGTTCGCCAACGCCACCGACACCTCCAACTTCGACGTGGTGGACGACTGCCTGACGGATATGGTGAGCGGGGGCGGG GAGACGCTGTCGGACATGCTGGAGAGCTCCCCGCTGGGCGTGCACCTGCCCTTCGTGGGCTTCTCCTACACCAGCACTAGCCTCAA ACAGAATGAGCCTGGGGACAGGGGCCGGGAAATCGCCATGGAGCTGGATTGCGACCGGGGCCCCCCCCTGCAGGAgcagccccccaacctgccctccGGAGACCTG GTCTGCAAGGCGCCCGACGGGCAGAAGCTGGATCTCGCCGCCTTcctggagctgcaggcggcctTCGAGTCGGAGCTGCACACGCGGGAGGGGCTGCGCCAGGAGCTGAGCATGGTCAAGGTGGCCAACCAGACCTTTGCCAA ccgcCTGCAGGAGGCCGAGAACCGCAACCTGGAACTGGAAGCTCAGATCAAGCGATTGGAGGCGCAAATCGAGGGGATGAAACCACCCGGGGAGGAAG CTGCTGTGGGGCGGCCCCCCGGCTGCGCTGCCCCCTGGCCGTGCCGCACGGAGCACCCCGCTGAT GTACCTAGGCCCTGCATCACCAAGGCGGGATACCTGCTCCTTTGTACCGGCGGCTTTGGGCTGGCGGCGCCCGGCCAGGACCCGGGGGAGCCGTCCTGA
- the DMPK gene encoding myotonin-protein kinase isoform X6 has translation MAAEVRLKQLEALALDRNFLGLETLLDLLLCVSHELGASPLAHEKYIAEFLRWAEPVTARLKQLQLQRDDFEILKVIGRGAFSEVAVVKMKRTSQVYAMKIMNKWDMLKRGEVSCFREERDVLVNGDKRWITQLHFAFQDENYLYLVMEYYVGGDLLTLLSKFGDRIPLDMARFYLAEMVMAIDSIHRLGYVHRDIKPDNILLDRCGHIRLGDFGSCLKLREDGTICSSVAVGTPDYLSPEILQAVEDGSHSYGTECDWWSLGVFAYEMFFGHTPFFADSIVETYGKIIHFKEHFRFPLSAPEVPDDARALIQGLLCPRETRLGRNGVRDFREHPFFTGVDWEGLRAFTPPFAPEFANATDTSNFDVVDDCLTDMVSGGGETLSDMLESSPLGVHLPFVGFSYTSTSLKQNEPGDRGREIAMELDCDRGPPLQEQPPNLPSGDLVCKAPDGQKLDLAAFLELQAAFESELHTREGLRQELSMVKVANQTFANRLQEAENRNLELEAQIKRLEAQIEGMKPPGEEGGTMAPRRCEYPLVVPLYRHLLLFSRVPRPCITKAGYLLLCTGGFGLAAPGQDPGEPS, from the exons CCGAGCCGGTGACTGCCAGACTCAAGCAGCTACAGCTGCAGCGAGATGACTTTGAGATCCTGAAGGTGATCGGGCGCGGCGCGTTCAGCGAG GTGGCGGTGGTGAAGATGAAGAGGACGTCGCAGGTATACGCCATGAAGATCATGAACAAGTGGGACATGCTGAAGCGGGGCGAG GTCTCCTGTTTCCGTGAGGAGCGGGACGTGCTGGTGAACGGAGACAAGCGTTGGATCACCCAGCTGCACTTCGCCTTCCAGGACGAGAACTACTTG TACCTGGTGATGGAGTACTACGTGGGGGGCGACCTCCTGACGCTGCTGAGCAAATTCGGGGACCGCATCCCCCTGGACATGGCCCGCTTCTACCTGGCCGAGATGGTGATGGCCATCGACTCCATCCACCGCCTGGGCTACGTGCACAG aGACATCAAACCCGACAACATCCTGCTCGACCGTTGCGGGCACATCCGCCTGGGGGACTTCGGCTCCTGCCTCAAGCTCCGGGAGGACGGCACG atCTGCTCGTCAGTGGCAGTGGGGACCCCCGATTACCTGTCCCCCGAGATCTTGCAGGCCGTGGAGGACGGGAGCCACTCGTATGGCACTGAGTGCGACTGGTGGTCCCTGGGCGTCTTTGCCTATGAGATGTTCTTCGGGCACACGCCCTTCTTCGCCGACTCCATCGTTGAGACCTACGGCAAGATCATCCACTTCAAg GAGCACTTTCGCTTCCCGCTCTCGGCGCCGGAGGTGCCAGACGATGCCCGGGCCCTGATCCAAGGGCTGCTCTGTCCCCGGGAGACGCGGCTGGGCCGGAACGGGGTGCGGGACTTCCGGGAGCACCCCTTCTTCACCGGCGTGGACTGGGAGGGTCTGCGGGCGTTCACCCCGCCCTTTGCCCCTGAGTTCGCCAACGCCACCGACACCTCCAACTTCGACGTGGTGGACGACTGCCTGACGGATATGGTGAGCGGGGGCGGG GAGACGCTGTCGGACATGCTGGAGAGCTCCCCGCTGGGCGTGCACCTGCCCTTCGTGGGCTTCTCCTACACCAGCACTAGCCTCAA ACAGAATGAGCCTGGGGACAGGGGCCGGGAAATCGCCATGGAGCTGGATTGCGACCGGGGCCCCCCCCTGCAGGAgcagccccccaacctgccctccGGAGACCTG GTCTGCAAGGCGCCCGACGGGCAGAAGCTGGATCTCGCCGCCTTcctggagctgcaggcggcctTCGAGTCGGAGCTGCACACGCGGGAGGGGCTGCGCCAGGAGCTGAGCATGGTCAAGGTGGCCAACCAGACCTTTGCCAA ccgcCTGCAGGAGGCCGAGAACCGCAACCTGGAACTGGAAGCTCAGATCAAGCGATTGGAGGCGCAAATCGAGGGGATGAAACCACCCGGGGAGGAAG GCGGCACCATGGCACCGCGACGCTGTGAATACCCGCTTGTGGTACCTCTGTACCGCCACTTGCTGCTCTTTTCTAGG GTACCTAGGCCCTGCATCACCAAGGCGGGATACCTGCTCCTTTGTACCGGCGGCTTTGGGCTGGCGGCGCCCGGCCAGGACCCGGGGGAGCCGTCCTGA
- the DMPK gene encoding myotonin-protein kinase isoform X9 produces MAAEVRLKQLEALALDRNFLGLETLLDLLLCVSHELGASPLAHEKYIAEFLRWAEPVTARLKQLQLQRDDFEILKVIGRGAFSEVAVVKMKRTSQVYAMKIMNKWDMLKRGEVSCFREERDVLVNGDKRWITQLHFAFQDENYLYLVMEYYVGGDLLTLLSKFGDRIPLDMARFYLAEMVMAIDSIHRLGYVHRDIKPDNILLDRCGHIRLGDFGSCLKLREDGTICSSVAVGTPDYLSPEILQAVEDGSHSYGTECDWWSLGVFAYEMFFGHTPFFADSIVETYGKIIHFKEHFRFPLSAPEVPDDARALIQGLLCPRETRLGRNGVRDFREHPFFTGVDWEGLRAFTPPFAPEFANATDTSNFDVVDDCLTDMVSGGGETLSDMLESSPLGVHLPFVGFSYTSTSLKQNEPGDRGREIAMELDCDRGPPLQEQPPNLPSGDLVCKAPDGQKLDLAAFLELQAAFESELHTREGLRQELSMVKVANQTFANRLQEAENRNLELEAQIKRLEAQIEGMKPPGEEGT; encoded by the exons CCGAGCCGGTGACTGCCAGACTCAAGCAGCTACAGCTGCAGCGAGATGACTTTGAGATCCTGAAGGTGATCGGGCGCGGCGCGTTCAGCGAG GTGGCGGTGGTGAAGATGAAGAGGACGTCGCAGGTATACGCCATGAAGATCATGAACAAGTGGGACATGCTGAAGCGGGGCGAG GTCTCCTGTTTCCGTGAGGAGCGGGACGTGCTGGTGAACGGAGACAAGCGTTGGATCACCCAGCTGCACTTCGCCTTCCAGGACGAGAACTACTTG TACCTGGTGATGGAGTACTACGTGGGGGGCGACCTCCTGACGCTGCTGAGCAAATTCGGGGACCGCATCCCCCTGGACATGGCCCGCTTCTACCTGGCCGAGATGGTGATGGCCATCGACTCCATCCACCGCCTGGGCTACGTGCACAG aGACATCAAACCCGACAACATCCTGCTCGACCGTTGCGGGCACATCCGCCTGGGGGACTTCGGCTCCTGCCTCAAGCTCCGGGAGGACGGCACG atCTGCTCGTCAGTGGCAGTGGGGACCCCCGATTACCTGTCCCCCGAGATCTTGCAGGCCGTGGAGGACGGGAGCCACTCGTATGGCACTGAGTGCGACTGGTGGTCCCTGGGCGTCTTTGCCTATGAGATGTTCTTCGGGCACACGCCCTTCTTCGCCGACTCCATCGTTGAGACCTACGGCAAGATCATCCACTTCAAg GAGCACTTTCGCTTCCCGCTCTCGGCGCCGGAGGTGCCAGACGATGCCCGGGCCCTGATCCAAGGGCTGCTCTGTCCCCGGGAGACGCGGCTGGGCCGGAACGGGGTGCGGGACTTCCGGGAGCACCCCTTCTTCACCGGCGTGGACTGGGAGGGTCTGCGGGCGTTCACCCCGCCCTTTGCCCCTGAGTTCGCCAACGCCACCGACACCTCCAACTTCGACGTGGTGGACGACTGCCTGACGGATATGGTGAGCGGGGGCGGG GAGACGCTGTCGGACATGCTGGAGAGCTCCCCGCTGGGCGTGCACCTGCCCTTCGTGGGCTTCTCCTACACCAGCACTAGCCTCAA ACAGAATGAGCCTGGGGACAGGGGCCGGGAAATCGCCATGGAGCTGGATTGCGACCGGGGCCCCCCCCTGCAGGAgcagccccccaacctgccctccGGAGACCTG GTCTGCAAGGCGCCCGACGGGCAGAAGCTGGATCTCGCCGCCTTcctggagctgcaggcggcctTCGAGTCGGAGCTGCACACGCGGGAGGGGCTGCGCCAGGAGCTGAGCATGGTCAAGGTGGCCAACCAGACCTTTGCCAA ccgcCTGCAGGAGGCCGAGAACCGCAACCTGGAACTGGAAGCTCAGATCAAGCGATTGGAGGCGCAAATCGAGGGGATGAAACCACCCGGGGAGGAAG GTACCTAG